CTCAAAGCACAAAGCCATCCTGTTGATTCATAAAGGTTTTAATAAACCTGAACCGAATGGCACGACTTTCGCTCTAATTTTCCTCAAAGCATGCCGTGTGAAGGCACTGGGGCAAGGCCGATTTCGATAGCTGACTAATCGTCATCAGGAAGACTAAACTTACGCCAAATGTCCTACGGGACTGATGGATCAGTATGACGCGCAGCCCATAGCCGCTCTCACCCAGCCTGTAAGACAGACTTACTGCTTAGGGGCTCACGCCATATGAAATCACCTTCCCAGACCAATGCAATTGACTTTGACAGTGCCAAATTGCAACGCCTGGGCTTTGGTCAGCTGCCTCCGCTTCTGGAACGCCCGGCCAGCCTGGCGCAATTGCGCCAGCAAATGAGCCTGCAACTGCAAACCAGTCTTGAGCCGCAACGAATCCTCGGTCTGTTTTTCCGCGAAGTTCAGCGTCTTGTGCCGCTGGATGCCTTGAGCTACGTGCATTCGGGCAGCGACTTGCGCCTGGAGTTCGGTGCCCGCGGTCACCATTCGGTCAGCTACAGCCTCAGCCACGAAGGCGAGCATTTGGGCGAACTGGTGTTTCGTCGTAACCAGCGCTTCAGCGAGCAGGATCAGGGCAACCTCGAATCGCTGTTGTCGTCGCTGTTGTTCCCGATGCGCAATGCCCTGCTCTACCGCGCGGCAACACAAAGTGCGCTGCGCGACCCGTTGACCGGAACCGGCAACCGGATCGCCATGGAGCAGACCCTGCAACGCGAGATCGACATGTCCCGCCGGCACCTGCAACCGCTGTCGGTGCTGATGCTCGACATCGACCACTTCAAGCGGGTCAACGACAGTCACGGCCACAGTGCCGGGGATGACGTGCTCAAAGCGGTGGCAGCTTCGATCAAGGGCCAGCTACGCAACGTTGACATGGTGTTTCGCTATGGCGGGGAAGAATTTCTGATCTTGCTGTGCAACACCGGCCGGGAAGCGGCAGCGATGGTCGGCGAGCGTCTGCGCCACGCCGCGCAGACTGCAGAATATTTCGCGGACGGCAAACTGATCGACCTGACCGTGAGCCTTGGCTGCTCGACTCTGTTGCCGGGAGAGTCAGCTGACAGCCTGCTGCGCCGGGCCGACAGTGCGCTGTACGTGGCCAAGCGCGAGGGGCGTAATCGGTTGGCGATGGCGGGTTGAGTCCTTGCAGATACCCAAAAACCACTGTGGGAGCGGGCTTGCTCGCGAAAGCGGTGTGCCAGTCAAACAATTGCTGACTGAAACACCGCTTTCGCGAGCAAGCCCGCTCCCACATTTGCTTTGGCGTTTTGCCGAAAATCAGCTCTCTACAAGTGCCCGGCGTTCACGCCCGTGCAACGCCCGCTCGGCGGTTTCCAGTTGCATGCAACGCTCCAGAAACAGGTACATGTAGTCGTAGCTCTTGCACACCGCTTGGCGCAACTCGGTCTGCAGCGCCTTGCTCGGGTTCATGCCCGCCAGCGTGCAGATGATTTCCAGCGCCTCCCAGGGGTGCGCGTCGTCGTACTGGGCATGCATCTTCAGCCACTTCATTGCACGCTTGCGCTCTTCTTCCGGGAACGCTGCCGCGTACACGCCAGTTGAGCAGACCAGCGCCGACCACTCCCCGGTCGCGCCCTCGATGGCGTAGTTGGTCGCAGCGATGGCGACGATCAGCGAATCCGCCGAACTCGTATGCCAGCACCAGTGACTCAGCGCATGCAGTTCCGGCGGTACTTGCTGGGCCTGCAGATCCTCCAGGCTGACGCCATGCGCGCGACTCCAGTTCAGCCAGTAGTCGGCATGATTGAGTTCGACGCGGATGTTGCGCATCAGCCAGCGGCGCGCCATGTCCTCCCCAGGATGGCGGGCAAACTTGGTTTTGGTCAGGTTCTGCGCCATATACAACGCAAACTGTTCAACTACTGGCCAGCCCCCGATCAAGTACTGGCGCATGGTTTTGGCGCTGAGCTTGTTATCGCGCATGCGCAGGTACAGTTCATGTTCGACAACCCGGCGCTTGCTCTCGCTGCAATCTGCAATGAGCTGTTGTGCCCAGGCAGGATAACTTGCAGCTTCCATGAGTGGTCCGGTTCGGTTGAATGTGTCGATCACTGTTCGGCTCCTTTTGATTTGTGATTGTAAGGATCGGCAAGATATTTCAACGGAACGTGCCAGGCGCCTTGAACAACAGCGGCTGCGGTCTGGCGGGCCGACTTTGCAAACTGTCGCAGGTAAACAACTGCGGGCGTTCGATGACATAACCCTGAGCGTAATCCACCCCGATTTCAAGCAATGCCTGCTCGATCTGGGTTGTTTCAACAAACTCGGCAATTGTCTGCTTACCCATGACATGCCCGATGTGATTGATCACCTCGACCATAGCGCGGTTAATCGGGTCGTCCAGCATATCCTTTACGAAACTCCCGTCGATCTTCAGGAAGTCTACAGGCAAATGTTTCAGATAAGCGAATGAAGACATTCCGGCACAAAAATCATCAAGTGAGAAGTAACAACCTAAGCCTTTGAGTTCATTAATAAATCTAATTGCGCTGCCGAGATTGGCAATGGCGCTGGTTTCAGTAATTTCAAAACAAATCATTTCAGGGGGTATAGCGTAATTAACAAACTGTTCACGCAGAAAGTGCAAGAACGCGTCATCTCCGATAGTAATGCCTGAAAGATTAATCGCACACATTGCCAACGGACCTTCATGTTGTTCGGTAATACATTGGGCAATCACTTTAAAAACATTCTCGACGACCCAACGATCCAGTTGACTCATCAGACCATAACGTTCGGCCGCCGGAATGAAACTGTCCGGCAGGATCATCCGTCCGGCTTCGTCATGCAGACGCAAGAGTATTTCGATGTGCCCCCCGCCATGGGCTGTAGCGCCCAGCGGAGCAATTTCCTGGGCATAAAGGCAGAAGCGGTTTTCCTCTAGCGCCATGTGCAGGCGCTGCACCCAGGCCATTTCGCCGAAGCGCAGCGACAGTTCGGAGTCGTCGGCATGATAGACCTGCACCCGGTTGCGGCCCTTTTCCTTGGCCATGTAGCAAGCCATGTCGGCGGCGCGCAATGACGCCTCGAGGGTGGTCGGGGTCTGGGCGATGTGCACCAGGCCAATGCTCACAGTGGTCAAAAACGGCCGCCCCTTCCACACGAAGTGCAGGTTCTGCACGGTCTGGCGCAGGCTCTCGGCGATTTTCTCGGCGGCATCCGGGGCGCAGTTCTCCAGCAGAATTCCGAACTCGTCGCCGCCCAGCCGCGCGAGGGTGTCGCTCTCGCGCAAGCCCGATTGCAGCAGCGTGCAAATGTGCCGCAGCAACTCATCGCCGGCGGCGTGACCGCAGGTGTCGTTGACCAGTTTGAACTGGTCCAGATCGAGAAACATCAGCGCATGCCGACCGGGCTGGCGCGTCAGGTTGTGCAGGGCCTGTTCCAGGCGATATTCGAACTCGCGGCGGTTGGCCAGACCGGTCAGGGCATCGTGGGTCGCCTGCCACGACAGGTTGGCGATGTATTGCCGTTCCTGAGTCATGTCATGCAGCACCAGCACCGTACCGATAACCTTCTCGGCGTTGCGGATCGGCGCGCCCACCAGCGTCACCGAGACCGTGCTGCCATCCAGGCGCTGAATCAGTTTGGAGTGCTCGCTGCCACCGATCAGTTGCCCGCTGAGAATGTGCTCGATCAGCGTCAGCCCTTCGGTCTGCGCATTGTCATCGAGCAGATTGAACAGCGCTGCCAATGGCAACCCCGCCGCGTGCTCGGACTTCCAGTGCGTCATCGCCTCCGCCGCCGGGTTCATGTAATCGATCGCGCCGTTGACGTCGGTGGTGATCACCCCGTCGCCAATCGATTGCAGGGTGATGTGTGCCCGATCCTTCTCCAGTTGCAGCGCCTGGGCGAAGGCATGCCGCTGCTTGAGCAGTTTGTGGGTGCGCAACAATGCCAGCACGATCAACCCCAGCGCTGTGGCCAGGTTGGTGAACAACAGCAGGCGCAGGATCATCCGCGAGCCTTCACCCAAGGCATCGCTGAATGCCTTGGCCGCCGGCGTCACACCGTCGTTGATGGCAAAGATCTGCGCTTTCCAGTGCTGGATATCAGCCGGTGTCGCGATGTTTCCACTGATGCCCTGATGCATCTCGCGCGCGACATTGTCCAGTTGCACCAGATAGGCGTCGCCGATGGTCCAGCGGTCGATCGCGGTTTCCAGATAGCTGAAATGACGGAAATTGAGGTACAGCCAGATCAGGCTCGACACATCATCGGGATGGTTGCCGCCCTTGAGGATCCCCTCCCGTGCCGCCTGCAGATCCGGTGGATGACGATCCAGCGCCAGACGCAACTGGTGACCGCCCTGAGGCACGGCAATCGCTTCCTTGTATTTGAGAAAGATCGCCTCGTCGCGGCTGTCGGCATACAGGTTCAGGTAATAGATGGCGTCTTTCTGGCCCTTGGACCAGAGACTCTCGCCGGCGACATAGCCGCGAACGGCCGACAGGACGTAAAGACTCACGCCCCCCAATAACGCCTGAAATAACACGACGGCGATAAATGGCCAGACGATGCCCAACAACCGTGGCGTTCCGAGAGTCCTTTTATGCTTCATGAGGTCCTTTGCGCACGCACTGTCATCTTCAAGGGGAGATCGCCAGAGCCAGACAAGGGAGCGACCCCTTCCAGCAAACCAGGACATTTTCAACCGGCGATACGTATGTACCGCACCCGCTGTTCGCCATGCTTCGACACTGACGGCTTTCAATCATTCCAGAGCCGTTTTCCATGCAGTCACCTTCCGCCACGCTGCAACGCCATACTGCCCAACAGAGCGAATACCGCGCAATGATCTCTGCCCTGCGCGCCGTGCTCGACGCATCGACCTCACTGCAGACCTACTACCTCACACCCCAGACACATTCACGCCTGGGTGCAGCCCACGACCAGGCGCAAAACCTTCTGCAAGCACTGTTCGATGACAGCGGCGAACCACAATTGGCGGCCTACCTGCAAACGTCCAGAGGATCATTGCTGCAAGTCGACGCCGCAGCCGGTCACTGCAGCTTTTCCTTCAATCGTCCCGATGGCAGCTGCGCCCGCTTCACCATCGAGGATGTCACCCGGGCCTCCAGCACAATTCAAGAATTTCAGCGAGCGTTGCTGAGTATAGGCGCACACCTGCGTTCCGACAGGCTGCTGCCGTTGTCACAATTGCTGCGTGAGTCCGGGTTCACATTTACGGATGCACAGGACGCCACGGCACTGGCCCGGTTGATCGGCAAGGTCGAAGAACAACGCGCCTGCCACCGACTGAATCTGCGACACCAGCCGGCGCTGACGGGACTGATGAGCGACGATGACAAAGCCGCGATTCACGACCTGATTGGCGACTGGCTTACCGGCAAAACCCTGTCGGCCATCGACAGCCTGGCCAGCGAAGTAACGCCTGCCTTCACCCGCCAGCAACTGGAACAGCAGCCTGCCGCCTGCCTGGATCGCCTGCTCGACACCCCCAAGGCGCGTGACCTGGGCCAGCGCCTGCTGCAGAAACTGCAATGGTATGGCGCGCGACCCGATGAACTGACCGTGCCCGATATCGGCCTGCGTTTACTGCTCGAAGCGTTGTGCCTGTGGTACGAACTGCCCGGCGAAGGCAGCTCGACCGAAGTGGCCGGTTTTGCGCTGGAACAACGCGCTCACTACGGCGCCAGCTACGCCAGCATTCGCCGGGATTTTTTACAGCACCTGGAGGATTCTCACCGAACCTCGTCCCCGACCGAAAAACATCTGCTGGGATGGGTATGCCTGACGCAGTTCGGGCCGGAATTTCAAGTGCGCGACATTCCTGACGACCTGCCGTACGCCAGCTCGGTGGTCTGGGTCAATTTCGTGCATGGCGTGCACCTCGCCCATGCCCTCGATCCACAGTTGCTGGAACATCTGAGCTTTCAGCAACTGGTCGATCTGCCGCTGCACAAAAGCGAAAACGCCAGCACCGACCTGCAAACCCTGATCGCCATGACCCGAGTGGCTGCCGCGCAGACCTGGACACTGGCCACCGGAGCGCCGGCTGCAGCGAACGAGACATCCGGCGATGACGCTGCCCTGCAAGCGCTGGAAGACCACAAGAAGCAAATGAACGCAGCGATCCTGCAACTGGACATCGAGCCGCCACGGCGACTCGCATTGGCAAAACAGCAACTGGACAAGGCGCTGGCCAACGAGCTGTACGATCACACGACGATTCGCCTCAAACGCCACCATCCTTCAACGCCCAACCGTAGCCGACGCAGCATTATCGACACCCCGGATGTGGCATTGCCGACCTGGCCGTTGCTGGAGGTCTATGCCGCTGGCGGGTTGAGCCCCGACACGCGCTGGTACGTCAGCAACGATGGCCGCAGTGCCAGCGAATGGATCAGCCTCAACGCAGCAGGCAAACTGCAAAGCGGTTTTTTCGACACCGGACATCCAGGCCGACGCCTTTCACGGTTTCCGAGCAACTGCACCTTGCCCGAGATCAGGCCCTTGTTCGAGCAGCAGTTCGATGACTATCTGAGCGAGACCCGCGAAGCCTATGAATACCTGATCAAGTCGCTGCTGGTCACACTGCCGTGGCCCGACCGCCGGGCACTGGAGCACGGCGAAGTGCGGATTCACAGCCTCAGGGATCCGACACGGCATATCGAAGCTCACCTGGAGACAGCGGAAAACATCCTGCCGCACCGGGCCCGCATGGGCTTCGTGTTGCAGGCGACGTATCAGGGCCCGCCACAATTCTACGAATGCCTGCCTCGTGCCGGCATCATTCGTAAACGCCC
The Pseudomonas fluorescens genome window above contains:
- a CDS encoding GGDEF domain-containing protein, with the translated sequence MKSPSQTNAIDFDSAKLQRLGFGQLPPLLERPASLAQLRQQMSLQLQTSLEPQRILGLFFREVQRLVPLDALSYVHSGSDLRLEFGARGHHSVSYSLSHEGEHLGELVFRRNQRFSEQDQGNLESLLSSLLFPMRNALLYRAATQSALRDPLTGTGNRIAMEQTLQREIDMSRRHLQPLSVLMLDIDHFKRVNDSHGHSAGDDVLKAVAASIKGQLRNVDMVFRYGGEEFLILLCNTGREAAAMVGERLRHAAQTAEYFADGKLIDLTVSLGCSTLLPGESADSLLRRADSALYVAKREGRNRLAMAG
- a CDS encoding TenA family transcriptional regulator; its protein translation is MEAASYPAWAQQLIADCSESKRRVVEHELYLRMRDNKLSAKTMRQYLIGGWPVVEQFALYMAQNLTKTKFARHPGEDMARRWLMRNIRVELNHADYWLNWSRAHGVSLEDLQAQQVPPELHALSHWCWHTSSADSLIVAIAATNYAIEGATGEWSALVCSTGVYAAAFPEEERKRAMKWLKMHAQYDDAHPWEALEIICTLAGMNPSKALQTELRQAVCKSYDYMYLFLERCMQLETAERALHGRERRALVES
- a CDS encoding EAL domain-containing protein, which encodes MKHKRTLGTPRLLGIVWPFIAVVLFQALLGGVSLYVLSAVRGYVAGESLWSKGQKDAIYYLNLYADSRDEAIFLKYKEAIAVPQGGHQLRLALDRHPPDLQAAREGILKGGNHPDDVSSLIWLYLNFRHFSYLETAIDRWTIGDAYLVQLDNVAREMHQGISGNIATPADIQHWKAQIFAINDGVTPAAKAFSDALGEGSRMILRLLLFTNLATALGLIVLALLRTHKLLKQRHAFAQALQLEKDRAHITLQSIGDGVITTDVNGAIDYMNPAAEAMTHWKSEHAAGLPLAALFNLLDDNAQTEGLTLIEHILSGQLIGGSEHSKLIQRLDGSTVSVTLVGAPIRNAEKVIGTVLVLHDMTQERQYIANLSWQATHDALTGLANRREFEYRLEQALHNLTRQPGRHALMFLDLDQFKLVNDTCGHAAGDELLRHICTLLQSGLRESDTLARLGGDEFGILLENCAPDAAEKIAESLRQTVQNLHFVWKGRPFLTTVSIGLVHIAQTPTTLEASLRAADMACYMAKEKGRNRVQVYHADDSELSLRFGEMAWVQRLHMALEENRFCLYAQEIAPLGATAHGGGHIEILLRLHDEAGRMILPDSFIPAAERYGLMSQLDRWVVENVFKVIAQCITEQHEGPLAMCAINLSGITIGDDAFLHFLREQFVNYAIPPEMICFEITETSAIANLGSAIRFINELKGLGCYFSLDDFCAGMSSFAYLKHLPVDFLKIDGSFVKDMLDDPINRAMVEVINHIGHVMGKQTIAEFVETTQIEQALLEIGVDYAQGYVIERPQLFTCDSLQSRPARPQPLLFKAPGTFR